From Streptomyces sp. NBC_00775, one genomic window encodes:
- the rsgA gene encoding ribosome small subunit-dependent GTPase A produces the protein MRRYGKHTDEDDIRQRPNRKGNRPRTNIRPKHEEAVEGMVLTVDRGRLTCLVEDRVVMAMKARELGRKAAIVGDRVAIVGDLSGEKDTLARIVRIEPRSSVLRRTADDDDPYERVVVANADQLAIVTALADPEPRPRLIDRCLVAAYDGGLTPLLVLTKSDLASPDELLELYGALGVPYVVTSREELESGEAIERVRKQLDGKITAFVGHSGVGKTTLVNALVSLERRRSTGVVNAVTGRGRHTTTSARAIPLPGESGWVIDTPGVRSFGLHHVDPSRVIKAFPDLEPGTEGCPRACSHDEPDCALDQWVADGHADPQRLYSLRRLLATRERREGD, from the coding sequence ATGCGCCGTTACGGCAAGCACACCGACGAGGACGACATCCGCCAGCGCCCCAACCGCAAGGGCAACCGGCCTCGTACGAACATCCGCCCCAAGCACGAGGAGGCGGTCGAGGGCATGGTCCTCACCGTCGACCGGGGCCGCCTGACCTGCCTCGTCGAGGACCGCGTGGTCATGGCGATGAAGGCCCGCGAACTGGGCCGCAAGGCCGCGATCGTCGGCGACCGTGTCGCCATCGTCGGCGACCTGTCCGGCGAGAAGGACACCCTCGCCCGCATCGTCCGCATCGAGCCGCGCAGCTCCGTGCTGCGCCGCACGGCCGACGACGACGATCCGTACGAGCGCGTGGTCGTCGCCAACGCCGACCAGCTCGCCATCGTCACCGCCCTCGCGGACCCCGAGCCGCGCCCGCGCCTGATCGACCGGTGCCTGGTCGCGGCGTACGACGGCGGCCTCACCCCGCTCCTGGTCCTCACCAAGTCGGACCTGGCCTCCCCGGACGAACTCCTGGAGCTGTACGGGGCGTTGGGCGTCCCCTACGTCGTGACCAGCCGCGAGGAGCTGGAGAGCGGCGAAGCGATCGAGCGCGTACGCAAGCAGCTGGACGGCAAGATCACGGCGTTCGTCGGCCACTCGGGTGTGGGCAAGACGACCCTGGTCAACGCGCTCGTATCGCTGGAGCGGCGACGCAGCACCGGAGTCGTCAACGCCGTCACCGGGCGCGGTCGGCACACCACCACGTCGGCACGCGCGATCCCGCTGCCCGGCGAGTCCGGCTGGGTCATCGACACCCCGGGCGTCCGCTCCTTCGGCCTGCACCACGTGGACCCGTCCCGTGTCATCAAGGCCTTCCCCGACCTCGAACCCGGCACCGAGGGCTGTCCGCGCGCGTGCAGCCACGACGAGCCGGACTGCGCCCTGGACCAGTGGGTGGCGGACGGTCACGCGGACCCGCAGCGGCTGTACTCCCTGCGCAGGCTGCTGGCCACGCGCGAGCGCAGGGAAGGCGACTGA
- a CDS encoding DMT family transporter has protein sequence MAWLLVVVAGLLETGFAVCLKLSHGFTRFWPTVAFCVFALGSFGLLTLALRKLDVGPAYAVWTGIGAAGTAIYGMIFLGDLVSTLKIVSISFVIIGVIGLQLSGSAH, from the coding sequence ATGGCGTGGCTGCTGGTCGTTGTGGCGGGGCTCCTCGAAACCGGCTTCGCCGTCTGTCTGAAGCTCTCGCACGGCTTCACCAGATTCTGGCCGACGGTCGCGTTCTGCGTCTTCGCGCTCGGCAGCTTCGGCCTGCTGACCCTCGCGCTCAGGAAGCTCGACGTCGGCCCGGCGTACGCGGTGTGGACCGGCATCGGCGCGGCGGGCACGGCCATCTACGGCATGATCTTCCTCGGCGACCTGGTCTCGACGCTCAAGATCGTCTCGATCAGCTTCGTCATCATCGGAGTCATCGGCCTCCAGCTGTCGGGCTCGGCCCACTAG
- a CDS encoding ABC transporter ATP-binding protein translates to MTRPVLEVARLDVDFDGRPAVRDVGFSLARGEVLGLVGESGSGKSATALAVLGLLPDNAAVRGSVRLDGQELIGAGERELTRIRGRRISMVFQDPLSAFTPVYRIGEQIAEAVRAHQDVSRERALERAGELLDLVGIPASRARAFPHEFSGGMRQRAMIAMAMANEPDVILADEPTTALDVTIQAQVLDVLRTAQRETGAALLLVSHDLGVIAGMADRVAVMHEGRVVEAGTAVQVFGRPQEPYTRKLLGAVPRLDDARPRGEVPAGEPVLKVRGLTKTFPLLKGGAFKRRVGSVYAVDGVDLDIRRGETLALVGESGSGKSTTLFELLELAAPEGGSIELFGQRIGDLTKEEVKAVRRRVQIVFQDPMASLDPRMPVGDIIAEPLRTQGADRATVARRVPELLTQVGLEPGHAERFPHEFSGGQRQRVGIARALSVEPELLVLDEPVSALDVSVQAGVLELLDRLKTELGLAYLFVSHDLSVVRHIADRVSVVYLGRTVESGPVQEVFERPRHPYTQALLSAVPLPDPERERERQRTRILLAGDPPSPTERHEGCRFRARCPLYAELAEEERKRCAHDVPVLEGDGAACHFPRVREVI, encoded by the coding sequence GTGACCCGGCCGGTGCTCGAAGTGGCCCGTCTCGACGTCGACTTCGACGGCAGGCCCGCCGTCCGTGACGTCGGCTTCTCGCTGGCGCGGGGCGAAGTCCTCGGCCTGGTGGGCGAGTCGGGGTCGGGGAAGTCCGCCACCGCGCTCGCCGTTCTCGGGCTGCTGCCGGACAACGCGGCGGTACGAGGGTCCGTACGGCTCGACGGGCAGGAGCTGATCGGCGCCGGCGAACGGGAGTTGACCCGGATCCGGGGCCGGCGGATCTCGATGGTCTTTCAGGACCCGTTGTCCGCCTTCACGCCCGTGTACCGGATCGGCGAACAGATCGCGGAGGCCGTACGAGCCCATCAGGACGTGTCACGGGAACGTGCCCTGGAACGCGCGGGCGAACTGCTCGACCTCGTCGGCATTCCCGCGTCCCGGGCGCGGGCCTTCCCGCACGAGTTCTCCGGCGGAATGCGCCAGCGCGCGATGATCGCCATGGCGATGGCCAACGAGCCGGACGTCATCCTCGCCGACGAACCGACCACCGCCCTCGACGTCACCATCCAGGCCCAGGTGCTCGACGTGCTGCGCACCGCCCAGCGGGAGACCGGCGCCGCGCTGCTGCTGGTCAGCCATGACCTCGGGGTGATCGCCGGGATGGCGGACCGGGTGGCGGTCATGCACGAGGGGCGGGTCGTCGAGGCGGGGACGGCGGTCCAGGTCTTCGGGCGGCCCCAGGAGCCGTACACGCGCAAGCTCCTCGGCGCCGTGCCCCGGCTGGACGACGCGCGGCCCCGGGGAGAAGTCCCCGCCGGCGAACCCGTGTTGAAGGTGCGCGGGCTCACCAAGACCTTCCCCCTGCTCAAGGGCGGCGCCTTCAAGCGGCGGGTCGGGAGCGTGTACGCCGTCGACGGCGTAGACCTCGACATCCGGCGCGGGGAGACCCTGGCCCTCGTCGGAGAGTCGGGGTCCGGGAAGTCGACGACCCTGTTCGAGCTGCTCGAACTCGCCGCGCCCGAGGGCGGATCCATCGAGCTGTTCGGGCAGCGGATCGGGGACCTGACCAAGGAGGAGGTGAAGGCGGTCCGCAGGCGTGTGCAGATCGTCTTCCAGGACCCGATGGCCTCCCTCGACCCGCGCATGCCGGTCGGCGACATCATCGCCGAGCCGCTGCGCACCCAGGGCGCGGACCGGGCCACCGTCGCCCGGCGCGTGCCCGAACTGCTCACCCAGGTCGGGCTCGAACCGGGGCACGCGGAGCGCTTCCCGCACGAGTTCTCCGGCGGTCAGCGCCAGCGCGTCGGTATCGCGCGGGCGCTGTCGGTCGAGCCGGAACTGCTCGTGCTCGACGAGCCGGTGTCGGCGCTCGACGTCTCCGTGCAGGCGGGTGTCCTTGAGCTGCTGGACCGGCTGAAGACGGAGCTGGGGCTCGCCTATCTCTTCGTCTCGCACGACCTGTCCGTCGTCCGGCACATCGCGGACCGGGTCAGCGTCGTCTACCTGGGGCGGACCGTGGAGTCCGGGCCGGTCCAGGAGGTCTTCGAGCGGCCCCGGCACCCGTACACCCAGGCCCTGCTGTCCGCCGTACCGCTGCCCGATCCGGAGCGCGAGCGGGAGCGGCAGCGCACGCGGATCCTGCTCGCCGGGGACCCGCCGAGCCCGACCGAGCGGCACGAGGGGTGCCGGTTCCGGGCGCGCTGCCCGCTGTACGCCGAACTCGCCGAGGAGGAGCGCAAGCGGTGCGCCCATGATGTGCCCGTCCTCGAAGGGGACGGTGCGGCCTGCCACTTCCCGCGGGTACGGGAGGTGATCTAG
- a CDS encoding ABC transporter permease, which produces MTTITAAVVRPVGRGSVVLRRFLRNRGALAGAVVLVLLFLLAFVGPYVTPWSYSHIDYTALRSGPSAEHWWGTNRIGQDVFAQTVRGLQKSLLIGLLVAVFSTGLASLVGACAGYFGGWADRALMFFVDLLLVFPSFLIIAIISPRLRSGGWFAFVGLLAVFGWMITARVVRSMTLSLKEREFVRAARFMGVGPFRIIWRHVLPNVASFLIIDATIAVGGAVMSETALSYFGFGVQAPDVSLGTLIASGTGAAVTYPWMFFYAAGLLVVFVLAVNLVGDGLRDALDPTARSRPRRKGAGR; this is translated from the coding sequence ATGACCACGATCACTGCCGCGGTGGTACGTCCGGTGGGCCGCGGATCCGTCGTGCTGCGCCGCTTCCTGCGCAACCGGGGCGCGCTCGCCGGAGCTGTCGTCCTCGTGCTGCTGTTCCTGCTGGCCTTCGTCGGGCCGTACGTCACCCCGTGGTCGTACAGCCACATCGACTACACCGCGCTGCGGTCGGGGCCCAGCGCCGAGCACTGGTGGGGGACCAACCGGATCGGGCAGGACGTGTTCGCGCAGACCGTGCGGGGGCTTCAGAAGTCCTTGCTCATCGGGTTGCTGGTCGCCGTCTTCTCCACCGGGCTCGCCTCGCTCGTCGGTGCGTGTGCCGGGTACTTCGGCGGGTGGGCCGACCGGGCGCTGATGTTCTTCGTGGACCTGCTCCTCGTCTTCCCGTCCTTCCTCATCATCGCGATCATCTCGCCGCGGCTGCGCAGTGGCGGCTGGTTCGCGTTCGTCGGGCTGCTCGCCGTGTTCGGGTGGATGATCACCGCGCGGGTGGTGCGGTCCATGACGCTGTCCCTGAAGGAGCGGGAATTCGTGCGCGCGGCGCGGTTCATGGGGGTCGGGCCGTTCCGGATCATCTGGCGGCATGTGCTGCCGAACGTCGCCTCCTTCCTGATCATCGACGCGACCATCGCGGTGGGCGGGGCCGTGATGAGCGAGACCGCGCTGTCGTACTTCGGGTTCGGGGTGCAGGCGCCGGATGTCTCACTGGGGACGCTCATCGCCTCCGGGACCGGGGCGGCCGTGACGTACCCCTGGATGTTCTTCTACGCGGCCGGGCTGCTGGTCGTGTTCGTCCTGGCCGTGAACCTGGTGGGGGACGGGCTGCGGGACGCGCTGGACCCGACCGCGCGCAGCCGTCCACGGAGGAAGGGGGCGGGGCGGTGA
- a CDS encoding ABC transporter permease, with protein MPAYLAKRLGYYAVLLLAAVCLSYLLASFALDPREYYEGRQPPVSASAVDHHLTEIGVNDHEPLLTRFLRWAGHAVRGDLGRTIDDTSVNAEFGRRIGVSLRLLLAGTVLGTVAGVLVGAWTAVRQYRFSDRAVTLASFALLSTPVFLLAILLKTGAIWFNQKTGTDLIQFTGEKSPGLEGGFWAVLRDRAVHLLLPTLSVALFAIASYSRYQRNTMLDVLGSDYLRTARAKGLGRRTVLLRHGLRTALIPMSTYFSYGFLALFTGATFTETIFGWHGMGEWFVSSIGKNDVNSVVAVNVFAAVTVLLSGFLADVLHAALDPRIRQAS; from the coding sequence GTGCCTGCCTATCTGGCCAAACGCCTCGGCTATTACGCCGTCCTGCTGCTGGCCGCCGTCTGCCTCTCCTATCTGCTGGCCTCGTTCGCGCTCGACCCGCGCGAGTACTACGAGGGCCGGCAGCCACCCGTCTCCGCGAGCGCGGTCGATCACCATCTGACCGAGATCGGGGTGAACGACCACGAGCCGCTGCTCACCCGCTTTCTGCGCTGGGCGGGGCACGCGGTGCGCGGCGATCTGGGGAGGACGATCGACGACACGTCCGTGAACGCGGAGTTCGGGCGGCGCATCGGCGTCAGTCTGCGGCTGCTGCTCGCGGGGACCGTGCTCGGTACGGTCGCCGGTGTACTGGTCGGGGCCTGGACCGCCGTGCGCCAGTACCGCTTCAGCGACCGGGCCGTGACGCTCGCGTCGTTCGCGCTGCTGTCGACCCCCGTGTTCCTGCTGGCGATTCTGCTCAAGACCGGCGCCATCTGGTTCAACCAGAAGACGGGGACGGATCTCATCCAGTTCACGGGGGAGAAGAGTCCGGGACTGGAGGGCGGGTTCTGGGCCGTGCTCAGGGACCGGGCCGTGCATCTGCTGTTGCCGACGCTGTCCGTCGCGCTGTTCGCCATCGCCAGTTACAGCCGGTATCAGCGCAACACCATGCTCGACGTCCTCGGGTCCGACTATCTGCGTACGGCGCGGGCCAAGGGGCTCGGCCGTCGGACGGTGCTGCTCAGGCACGGGCTGCGGACGGCGCTCATCCCGATGTCGACGTATTTCTCGTACGGCTTCCTGGCGCTGTTCACCGGTGCCACGTTCACGGAGACGATCTTTGGCTGGCACGGGATGGGGGAGTGGTTCGTCTCGTCGATCGGCAAGAACGACGTCAACTCCGTCGTCGCCGTCAATGTGTTCGCCGCCGTGACCGTGCTGCTGTCCGGCTTCCTCGCCGACGTGCTGCACGCCGCCCTCGACCCGCGTATCCGGCAGGCGTCATGA